The following coding sequences are from one Gemmatimonadaceae bacterium window:
- a CDS encoding glycosyltransferase: protein MSARILILSGLQLSTNPRVVKEADTLAGAGHDVEVVGALLEPSLGERDRVLHRGKGWKYTELIDAEATHPGARLGWLAARARRRAWRGLNARFGVENPNQLGYVARQMLRYALRKPADLTIVHNPQGVWAGAELVRHGRKVAVDMEDWYSEDVLAADVSTYPVKSLKRWEEYALRGSDFSTTTSVCLSEALTLAYACSAPTVVYNSFSLDERKSMDGEKRDRRDLSLPSICWFSQVIGPSRGLETLMDALPDVDSPFEIHLRGRSTPEYRYSLLARAPDAWRTRIYFHASIPHADLLPRIAEHDLGLAMEIPCNRSRELTITNKLPTYLLAGIPVLASETEGQREAARLAGAAVALFPAERPRELAAALNSMLSDRARLRVLARKAAQAAERVFCWEMSAPVLLGEVSRTLDKTPRSHARATFV from the coding sequence TTGAGCGCTCGCATCCTGATCCTTTCCGGGCTCCAACTGTCGACAAACCCACGGGTCGTGAAGGAGGCGGACACGCTTGCGGGTGCCGGTCATGATGTCGAAGTAGTTGGCGCTTTGCTCGAACCATCCCTGGGCGAACGCGATCGGGTTCTGCATAGGGGAAAAGGCTGGAAATACACTGAGCTCATCGATGCGGAAGCGACGCATCCTGGGGCGCGGCTCGGGTGGCTCGCCGCCCGGGCACGCCGGCGGGCGTGGCGCGGCCTGAATGCACGATTCGGCGTTGAAAACCCGAACCAGCTTGGGTACGTCGCCCGGCAAATGCTGAGGTATGCGCTGAGAAAGCCCGCTGACTTAACGATCGTGCACAATCCTCAAGGGGTGTGGGCCGGCGCAGAACTGGTCCGCCACGGCCGGAAGGTGGCCGTCGACATGGAAGACTGGTATTCAGAGGATGTCCTGGCGGCTGACGTCAGCACGTACCCTGTGAAATCATTGAAGCGATGGGAGGAGTACGCTTTGCGCGGCTCGGATTTCTCAACGACTACATCAGTCTGCCTCAGCGAGGCTCTGACGCTGGCATATGCGTGCAGCGCTCCGACGGTCGTGTATAACTCTTTTTCACTCGACGAGCGCAAGTCTATGGACGGAGAAAAACGCGACCGCCGCGATCTTTCGCTTCCTTCCATCTGCTGGTTCTCGCAGGTCATCGGCCCAAGTCGGGGTCTTGAGACACTGATGGACGCGCTGCCAGACGTAGATTCGCCGTTTGAAATTCATCTTCGCGGAAGATCGACCCCGGAATACCGGTATTCGCTGCTGGCCCGCGCGCCGGACGCATGGCGCACCCGGATTTATTTCCACGCTTCGATTCCGCACGCGGATCTTCTGCCGAGAATCGCCGAGCACGATCTGGGGCTCGCGATGGAGATACCTTGTAATCGCAGCCGGGAGTTGACGATCACCAACAAGCTTCCCACCTACCTGCTGGCGGGGATTCCCGTCCTGGCGAGCGAAACCGAAGGCCAGAGAGAAGCGGCCCGTCTGGCCGGAGCCGCCGTTGCACTATTTCCGGCTGAACGTCCGCGAGAGCTCGCAGCCGCATTGAACTCGATGTTGTCCGATCGGGCACGTCTTCGTGTGCTCGCACGCAAGGCAGCGCAAGCCGCCGAGCGTGTTTTCTGCTGGGAGATGTCCGCGCCGGTGCTTCTCGGAGAGGTCTCGCGCACACTCGACAAAACCCCTCGCTCCCATGCCCGTGCCACCTTCGTCTGA
- a CDS encoding glycosyltransferase, whose protein sequence is MKTVLIVCPRFPPASAADHQRVRMMLPTLEACGWKAVVLAVEAEFVEAPLEPDLLLTIPDSIEIIRCPAIPQRLTRRFRFGSLTLRSLSSLRTAGDRLLGSRQFDLVFFSTTEFGIIPLGRRWKRRFGIPFVVDLQDPWVNSHYSETGRTPPGGRFKHWLTQSVAESQERNTLVAAAHIISVSPQYPKDLSKRHPGLSPHSFSVIPFGGSSRDYEVMEETEQRQSIIPRGDDRRHWLYAGTAPPGIRRTVLGLLAALKQAERSGVVGENEICLHFVGTDYAAAALARPKILALAREAGMESAVREHPSRIPYLQTLRCLKDADAVLILGWDDAGYTASKLYPYILAERPLLCVIHEESSANDVMRRTGAGVTVSFNGRSTEEDIAADIFERWFVTRAFETTRQVSSIAFRPYTAESMTERVAEVFDRVVA, encoded by the coding sequence ATGAAGACGGTCCTGATTGTCTGTCCGCGCTTTCCTCCGGCAAGCGCCGCCGATCACCAGCGAGTTCGAATGATGTTGCCGACTCTCGAGGCGTGTGGATGGAAGGCAGTTGTGCTGGCGGTCGAGGCGGAATTCGTCGAAGCTCCGCTCGAGCCGGATTTGTTGCTTACAATCCCTGACAGCATTGAAATCATTCGGTGCCCAGCGATACCTCAGCGGCTTACGCGGCGTTTCAGATTCGGCAGCCTCACCCTGCGCTCTCTGAGTTCGCTTCGCACCGCGGGAGACCGCCTTCTCGGCTCACGACAGTTCGATCTCGTCTTCTTTTCGACCACGGAGTTCGGGATCATCCCACTGGGGCGGCGGTGGAAACGGCGCTTCGGCATTCCCTTTGTGGTCGACCTGCAGGACCCCTGGGTGAATTCGCACTATTCCGAGACCGGTAGGACGCCACCCGGAGGGCGGTTCAAGCACTGGCTGACGCAATCCGTGGCCGAAAGCCAGGAGCGAAATACTCTGGTAGCGGCGGCGCACATCATTTCTGTTTCGCCGCAATACCCGAAGGACCTCAGCAAGCGTCATCCGGGCCTTTCACCACATTCGTTTTCCGTAATCCCATTCGGTGGTTCGAGCAGGGATTATGAAGTGATGGAAGAAACGGAACAGCGACAGTCTATAATTCCCCGGGGTGACGACAGGCGCCATTGGCTTTATGCCGGCACTGCCCCGCCCGGAATCCGGCGCACAGTGCTTGGGCTACTCGCGGCGTTGAAACAAGCGGAACGCTCCGGTGTTGTTGGCGAGAATGAGATCTGCCTGCACTTTGTCGGAACAGACTACGCGGCGGCAGCACTGGCCCGCCCGAAAATCCTGGCGCTTGCGCGCGAGGCGGGCATGGAGTCGGCGGTGCGCGAGCATCCATCCCGCATTCCCTATCTGCAGACACTTCGTTGTCTGAAAGACGCGGATGCTGTTCTGATCCTCGGCTGGGATGATGCCGGCTATACTGCCTCCAAACTTTACCCATATATCCTGGCCGAAAGGCCGCTCCTCTGCGTGATTCACGAGGAAAGCTCGGCCAACGACGTGATGCGGCGAACCGGCGCCGGGGTAACAGTTTCATTCAATGGACGTTCGACCGAAGAGGACATCGCCGCTGACATCTTTGAGCGATGGTTTGTCACGCGTGCATTTGAAACTACAAGGCAGGTTTCGTCGATCGCGTTTCGTCCATACACTGCGGAGTCGATGACCGAGCGTGTGGCTGAAGTCTTCGACCGCGTCGTCGCCTGA
- a CDS encoding glycosyltransferase family 4 protein, producing MIAAGNQEHTPRRATTEAKPRAGTLRLAIVTSHPIQYNAPAFRALAAVSGLDVRVFYEWEGPRDTVDPEFGRTISWDVPLFDGYDYVFVPNVSRDPGSHSFSGIDNPDLVGQLSAWRPDVLLVYGWSFRSHLRVLRTFRGKLPILFRGDSTLVDESGFPRTLARRALLKWIYRHVDIALYTGTRNREYFRAHGLRDDQLTWAPHAVDNDYFSARADERDARAGAWRSELGIPPGDTVFLFAAKLVPRKDPATLLAAFLALRRTAPDCGAHLIFAGEGELLGSLRGASQGRSDVHFIGFRNQSEMPVVYRLGDVNVLPSRVGETWGLSINEAMACGRAGIVSDRVGCGIDLIRPNQTGLIFRNRDRDDLEKMLERLGSQREHVVSMGRRAKLLIEDWSIPAYTSVVSAVARAAGEAHATRARSVTK from the coding sequence ATGATCGCCGCGGGAAACCAGGAGCACACGCCCCGACGGGCGACAACGGAAGCAAAGCCGCGGGCGGGAACCCTCCGACTGGCGATCGTGACGAGTCATCCAATTCAGTACAACGCGCCGGCCTTCCGTGCACTCGCTGCTGTCTCGGGGCTCGACGTCCGGGTGTTCTATGAATGGGAAGGGCCCCGAGACACTGTCGATCCCGAATTCGGACGCACGATCAGCTGGGACGTACCGCTTTTCGACGGTTACGACTACGTCTTCGTACCCAATGTTTCGCGCGATCCCGGTTCACACTCTTTCAGCGGAATAGACAATCCCGACCTCGTAGGCCAGCTCAGCGCGTGGCGGCCAGATGTGCTTCTGGTTTACGGATGGTCGTTCCGGTCTCATCTACGGGTCCTTAGAACCTTTCGGGGCAAGCTTCCGATCTTGTTTCGCGGTGATTCCACACTTGTCGATGAGTCGGGCTTTCCGCGGACACTCGCGCGCCGTGCCCTCCTGAAATGGATTTACAGGCATGTCGATATTGCTCTGTACACCGGCACGCGGAACAGGGAGTACTTCCGCGCACACGGACTCAGGGACGACCAGCTGACCTGGGCGCCGCACGCGGTGGACAATGACTACTTCTCGGCGAGGGCGGATGAGCGGGACGCGCGGGCGGGCGCCTGGCGCAGCGAGCTTGGCATCCCGCCCGGCGATACGGTTTTCCTCTTTGCCGCCAAACTGGTTCCAAGGAAGGATCCTGCGACTCTCCTGGCGGCATTTCTTGCGCTGCGCCGCACTGCGCCGGATTGTGGAGCGCACCTCATCTTCGCCGGCGAAGGCGAGCTGCTGGGCTCACTGCGAGGCGCCTCGCAAGGACGGTCGGACGTTCATTTCATCGGCTTTCGCAATCAGAGCGAAATGCCCGTCGTGTATAGGCTGGGCGACGTCAACGTGCTTCCGTCCCGCGTTGGCGAGACGTGGGGGCTGTCGATAAACGAAGCGATGGCGTGCGGACGCGCGGGCATTGTGAGCGACAGGGTGGGCTGCGGCATCGACCTGATCCGCCCGAATCAGACCGGCTTGATTTTCAGGAACCGGGATCGGGATGACCTGGAAAAAATGCTGGAACGGTTGGGCAGCCAGCGAGAGCATGTCGTCTCAATGGGCCGGCGGGCGAAGTTGCTCATCGAAGACTGGTCCATCCCCGCTTATACGTCGGTGGTAAGCGCCGT